One part of the Cellulosilyticum sp. I15G10I2 genome encodes these proteins:
- a CDS encoding heparinase II/III domain-containing protein produces the protein MIQFSKQETGRLRQKAIKQPYIIQVLKEQTESIYKAPVLVPAEGIANWGLYYYCKSCSVHLTFNRADRFHHVCPECGAVYEGEPFDSTWWNFVNTENYKVAYTMGLMYLLSEDKSYARKVIEILTAYAKYYIDYQIHGDIPYNGPGKAEAQTLNEAIFIRNLALAYDLVEECMTSEEKELIKDRLLIPGAEFLREHRHNQIHNHEVITNSAIAVVGVLYQRDDLITFALYEKYGLLYQLEHGILEDKVWFECSFGYHFYALLSFLSFEKFALNTSYSTINHPHYQGMLEAVFNFLQPDFSLPLLNDTNYGHSSLKHNYLFEFVYTHTRSPQILKLLNEIYKEQERKNLEAFFYGVDDLPKSEPIELRSYHSDKGSGHTVLRGDDNRYLLFRHGAYGGEHDHYDRLGISYLAHGERIAPDIGTTGYGAPLHYDYYKNTGTHNTVVINEENQMPAEGKVLRFEKVGNITYIEAEVDFKKPYVMPDSFTIVQWDEKSYKNVRMVRKIAWADTYMADLFIVEGVDDYSIDWCMHFCGMKSSQHADEKKIHRFSDKKPFKYLHDVTRLEPIEQVKTSYRIGGANLNLFTYLKGGAIYYGEGPDNPSLKDMSYVIQRIEGNSAVFFNIIESYQDHETLLNVEFKTSDDKIEAIIYKKDTVEKVVFEL, from the coding sequence AGACGGAATCAATTTATAAAGCACCTGTTTTAGTACCGGCTGAGGGTATTGCAAATTGGGGACTTTACTATTACTGTAAAAGTTGTTCTGTGCATCTGACTTTTAATAGAGCAGACAGATTTCATCATGTATGCCCTGAGTGTGGGGCTGTTTATGAAGGAGAACCCTTTGACAGCACTTGGTGGAACTTTGTCAATACTGAAAACTATAAGGTCGCTTATACTATGGGGCTTATGTATCTCTTAAGCGAAGACAAAAGCTACGCCAGAAAAGTTATTGAGATACTAACGGCCTATGCCAAATATTATATAGACTACCAGATCCATGGAGATATTCCGTATAATGGACCGGGAAAGGCAGAGGCACAGACGTTAAATGAAGCTATCTTTATTAGAAATCTGGCTTTAGCCTATGACTTAGTTGAAGAATGCATGACAAGCGAAGAAAAGGAATTAATAAAGGACAGACTGCTTATACCAGGAGCGGAGTTTTTAAGAGAGCACCGCCACAATCAAATTCATAACCATGAAGTTATTACTAATTCTGCAATAGCTGTAGTGGGGGTACTTTATCAGCGTGACGATCTTATTACATTTGCTTTATATGAAAAATATGGTTTGTTATATCAACTGGAGCATGGCATATTAGAAGATAAAGTGTGGTTTGAATGTAGCTTTGGCTATCATTTTTATGCGCTGCTTAGTTTTCTTAGCTTTGAAAAATTTGCACTTAACACTTCTTATAGCACTATTAATCACCCCCATTATCAAGGGATGCTAGAAGCTGTATTCAACTTTTTGCAGCCGGATTTTTCGCTGCCACTGCTTAATGATACCAACTACGGGCATAGTTCGCTTAAACACAATTATTTATTTGAATTTGTTTACACGCACACAAGATCACCGCAGATTTTAAAGTTATTAAATGAAATCTACAAAGAGCAAGAGCGAAAAAACTTAGAAGCCTTTTTTTATGGGGTAGATGATCTACCAAAATCGGAACCTATAGAACTTAGATCGTATCATTCCGACAAAGGGTCTGGACATACTGTCTTAAGAGGAGATGACAATAGGTATTTATTATTTCGGCATGGTGCATATGGCGGAGAACATGATCATTATGACAGGCTCGGTATTTCTTATCTTGCACATGGAGAACGTATCGCGCCGGATATAGGAACCACAGGTTATGGCGCACCGCTTCACTATGATTACTATAAAAACACAGGTACTCATAATACCGTTGTCATCAATGAAGAAAACCAAATGCCTGCTGAAGGAAAGGTACTGCGCTTTGAAAAGGTGGGAAATATAACTTATATAGAAGCTGAAGTTGACTTTAAAAAGCCTTATGTGATGCCGGACAGCTTTACGATTGTACAGTGGGATGAGAAAAGTTATAAAAATGTGCGTATGGTTAGAAAAATAGCTTGGGCGGATACCTATATGGCGGACTTATTTATTGTGGAAGGGGTAGATGATTATTCTATTGATTGGTGTATGCACTTTTGTGGAATGAAATCAAGCCAACATGCGGATGAAAAGAAGATCCACCGTTTTTCTGATAAAAAGCCTTTCAAATATTTACATGATGTTACCCGGTTAGAGCCTATAGAACAAGTGAAAACAAGCTATAGGATTGGCGGGGCTAATCTTAATTTATTTACCTATCTTAAAGGTGGGGCAATTTACTATGGAGAAGGCCCAGATAACCCTTCTTTAAAAGATATGTCTTATGTTATACAGAGAATAGAGGGAAATAGTGCTGTATTTTTCAACATCATTGAATCTTATCAGGATCATGAAACTCTCTTAAACGTAGAGTTTAAAACAAGTGATGACAAAATAGAGGCAATTATTTATAAAAAAGATACAGTAGAAAAGGTGGTATTTGAGTTATAA